GGAGTTAAAAAGAATAGTGGAAAGTGAGGTAAGAGAATGAGAAAAGTACCAAAATTAAGATTTAAAGAGTTTAGTGATGAGTGGGAAGAGAAAAGGTTAGAAGATATTGGAGAAATTAATCCTAAAAGTAAAAATATTCCTGAAAAATTTGTATATATTGATTTAGAAAGCGTTGTAGATGGACAGTTAAAAGAAAAAAAAATAATAGAAAAGGAAGAAGCCCCAAGTAGAGCAAAAAGATTAGTAGAAAAAAATGATATTTTATATCAGATGGTTAGACCATATCAACAAAATAATTTATATTTTTCTTTTAATGATGAACTAGATTATGTTGCTTCTACAGGATATGCACAAATAAGAACTTTTCATAATAATTCAATGTATATCTATCATTTAATACATACTAAAAAGTTTTTAGATAAAGTTTTAGAAAGATGTACAGGGACAAGTTATCCAGCAATAAATTCTGAGGATTTAGCAAAAATAAGTATAAAAATTTCTAAAAATATAAATGAACAAGAAAAAATAGCTAACTTTCTTTCTAGTATAGATAAAAAAATCTCTCTAATAGAGGAAAAATTAGAGTTATTTAGAGAGTATAAAAAGGGAGTTATACAAAAGATTTTCTCACAAGAGTTAAGATTTAAGGATAGTAATGGGAATAATTATCCAGAGTGGGAAGAGAAAAAATTGGGAGAGATTTTAAAAGAATATTATTTAGGAAGTAATTATAAAAATTCTGATAAATTATCAAATTTTCCTTTAATAAAAATGGGAAATTTAGATAGAGGAAAGATAAATTTGAAAAAAATTGAGTATATAGATATAAAAGAAAATATATTAGAAAAAGATAAATTAGAATATGGAACATTGCTTTTTAATACTAGAAATACACCAGAGTTAGTTGGGAAAGTTGCTATTTGGAAAAACGAATTACCTCAAGCTTATTTTAATTCAAATTTAATGAAAATGGTATTTGATAATAATTTTTTTATGAATTATAAATTTAATACTAATGATATGATAGAAAAATTAAAAGGAATAGCAACAGGGACTACTAGTGTTGGAGCTATATATACAAAAGATTTATTAAAGTTAGTTGTTGTTATTCCACCTTCACCAGAAGAGCAACAAAAAATAGCTGATTTTCTATCTTCAATAGATAATAAAATAGAGAGTATAGAAAAAGAGCTTGAGGAATTAAAGGAGTTTAAAAAAGGATTACTTCAACAGATGTTTGTATAAATAAAAAAAATATGTTATAATATATTTGCTCTAAAAATTGTTTTAGAGGAGAAGAAATTGTCAAGCAAATAAATCCACTGACTATCTCAGCTGAGATACTCATTGGAAATGTTGCATGAACTTGAAATGAAAGTGAAGCATTAATTGTTAACTGGAACATAAGTTTATCAACTCCTTTGTTTGATAGAAATAGTGCTATTATAATTATAGCACATATACAGAAAATTCTCTTAGTGATACTGGGAGAACTGGGTAGTATAAATTTACATGAAAGTCTATTGTAGTCTATTATGTACGTTTAGGTTTTAAAGGAGAGCTATTATAGGTGAGATGCTACCTACTCAATTACTATATAGCTCTTAACTCAATAAGTATACCTATATAGTAATTACTATATGGGTTTTTTTTATACAGGGGAGATTTATTTTATGATGAATTTAGAAGAA
The window above is part of the uncultured Fusobacterium sp. genome. Proteins encoded here:
- a CDS encoding restriction endonuclease subunit S; this translates as MRKVPKLRFKEFSDEWEEKRLEDIGEINPKSKNIPEKFVYIDLESVVDGQLKEKKIIEKEEAPSRAKRLVEKNDILYQMVRPYQQNNLYFSFNDELDYVASTGYAQIRTFHNNSMYIYHLIHTKKFLDKVLERCTGTSYPAINSEDLAKISIKISKNINEQEKIANFLSSIDKKISLIEEKLELFREYKKGVIQKIFSQELRFKDSNGNNYPEWEEKKLGEILKEYYLGSNYKNSDKLSNFPLIKMGNLDRGKINLKKIEYIDIKENILEKDKLEYGTLLFNTRNTPELVGKVAIWKNELPQAYFNSNLMKMVFDNNFFMNYKFNTNDMIEKLKGIATGTTSVGAIYTKDLLKLVVVIPPSPEEQQKIADFLSSIDNKIESIEKELEELKEFKKGLLQQMFV